One segment of Bacillus alkalisoli DNA contains the following:
- a CDS encoding PstS family phosphate ABC transporter substrate-binding protein, with translation MSTQDVDLYLYEPFTEDNKLATLDEPASLSLTNNLPKLDGSTALYPVFASFVQAVYPEKKYSNEKGDVVSTQTSGAWSELLKGTRDIIFVPPPPDKVVREAERQNVTLKQTPIGREAFVFFVHKNNPVDNLTVEQIQQIYAGEITNWSEVGGKNEEIHAFQRPEDSGSQQALIKLMGTKRLMTPPKEQVASGMGGIIESTAEYKNKTNAIGFSFRFFSQEMVQNGKIKHLSINGVEPTKENIQNDTYPIISEFYAVTIEENTNPNIQPFINWIISNEGQQLVKKSGYVAVND, from the coding sequence ATGAGTACGCAAGACGTTGATTTATATCTTTATGAACCGTTCACTGAGGATAATAAGCTTGCTACATTAGATGAACCTGCATCTTTATCACTTACAAACAATTTGCCAAAATTAGATGGATCTACAGCTCTGTATCCCGTTTTTGCTTCATTCGTTCAAGCAGTCTATCCGGAGAAAAAGTATTCTAACGAAAAGGGAGACGTTGTTTCTACTCAAACAAGTGGAGCATGGAGTGAATTGTTAAAAGGTACACGTGACATTATATTTGTTCCACCACCACCTGATAAAGTTGTAAGAGAAGCTGAGAGACAAAATGTTACGCTAAAACAAACTCCAATAGGTAGAGAAGCATTCGTATTTTTTGTTCATAAAAATAATCCAGTCGATAATTTAACAGTGGAACAGATTCAACAAATTTATGCTGGAGAAATTACGAATTGGAGTGAAGTTGGAGGTAAAAACGAAGAGATTCACGCTTTCCAACGACCTGAGGATAGCGGAAGTCAGCAAGCACTCATAAAATTAATGGGTACAAAAAGATTAATGACACCACCTAAAGAACAAGTAGCTTCCGGAATGGGAGGTATCATTGAATCGACTGCAGAATACAAAAACAAAACAAATGCAATTGGTTTTTCATTCCGCTTCTTTTCTCAAGAGATGGTTCAAAACGGTAAAATAAAGCACCTATCCATTAACGGAGTTGAGCCAACAAAAGAAAACATCCAGAACGATACTTACCCCATAATAAGTGAATTTTACGCAGTTACAATAGAAGAAAACACCAACCCGAATATTCAACCATTCATCAATTGGATCATATCAAACGAAGGACAACAACTAGTAAAGAAAAGCGGTTATGTAGCTGTGAATGATTGA
- the sppA gene encoding signal peptide peptidase SppA has product MSGKRWLALGIATLLFFVSIMTSVSTRNSTKEGGGFFSSDLFPMEETAFVEKVIEKGNQNRKVIVLELDGVIQDVGAANLWSTGYNHRQFLKMLDQAKEDDKIKGIILRVNTPGGGVYESAEIHRKIVEIQEETEKPVYISMGSMAASGGYYISAPADKIFATEETITGSLGVIMQGINFGELAENYGVKFETIKSGQYKDIMSQTREMTEPERDILQTMVDNMYNRFVDVIATGRGMSEAEVRSIADGRIYDGGQAKQNNLIDEIGYLDDVIAAIKSDNNLGNVQVVQYQENVGLGSLFRMQANSFLTPNPEMQLLTKLFTQPNSPRLMYLYAE; this is encoded by the coding sequence ATGAGCGGGAAACGCTGGCTAGCTTTAGGAATAGCAACATTATTATTTTTTGTTTCCATCATGACGAGTGTGAGTACTAGAAATTCTACAAAAGAAGGTGGGGGCTTTTTCTCTAGTGACCTTTTTCCGATGGAGGAAACTGCATTTGTTGAAAAAGTAATAGAGAAAGGAAATCAAAACAGAAAAGTTATCGTATTAGAATTAGATGGTGTTATTCAAGATGTCGGGGCGGCAAATTTATGGTCGACTGGCTACAACCATCGTCAATTTTTAAAAATGTTAGACCAAGCGAAAGAAGACGATAAGATTAAAGGGATTATCCTACGTGTTAATACGCCTGGTGGTGGAGTGTATGAAAGTGCCGAAATCCATAGAAAGATTGTGGAGATTCAAGAGGAAACGGAAAAACCAGTATACATATCAATGGGGTCTATGGCTGCGTCTGGTGGCTATTACATTTCCGCACCTGCTGATAAAATCTTCGCAACCGAAGAAACAATCACCGGTTCTTTAGGTGTAATCATGCAAGGAATTAACTTTGGTGAACTAGCTGAAAATTACGGTGTGAAATTTGAGACAATTAAGAGCGGCCAATATAAAGATATAATGTCGCAAACGAGAGAGATGACAGAACCCGAACGTGATATATTACAAACGATGGTTGATAACATGTATAACCGTTTTGTTGATGTTATTGCAACTGGAAGAGGCATGAGTGAAGCAGAAGTAAGAAGTATCGCTGATGGACGTATTTATGATGGTGGACAAGCAAAACAAAATAATTTAATTGATGAGATTGGCTACTTAGACGATGTCATTGCAGCTATAAAATCCGATAATAACCTCGGCAATGTTCAAGTTGTTCAATATCAAGAAAACGTAGGTTTAGGCTCCTTATTCCGAATGCAAGCAAATAGTTTCCTTACTCCAAATCCTGAGATGCAGTTGTTAACTAAACTATTTACGCAACCAAACTCTCCAAGATTAATGTATTTGTATGCGGAATAG
- a CDS encoding anti-sigma factor family protein translates to MKHLTLEDLQNYVEDYLSEEKREEVEGHLFSCDDCLAVYMTLVNEETLPELENSNFTDEVMSQIPMSQSKQRKRTNPAFLHYVIAASITFILMTSGVFQSMLGISSVMETSSVNTHEATVSQNIMDRALTLLEKVERTQKEEKK, encoded by the coding sequence TTGAAACACTTAACTCTTGAAGACTTGCAAAATTATGTTGAAGATTACCTATCAGAAGAAAAAAGAGAAGAAGTAGAAGGACACCTTTTTTCATGTGACGACTGTTTAGCGGTTTATATGACATTAGTAAATGAAGAAACTCTCCCAGAGTTAGAAAATAGTAACTTTACCGATGAAGTGATGTCGCAAATACCAATGAGTCAATCAAAACAGAGAAAAAGGACTAATCCGGCATTTTTACATTATGTTATTGCTGCATCCATCACATTCATCTTAATGACATCAGGTGTATTCCAAAGCATGCTTGGTATTTCAAGTGTAATGGAAACCTCCTCAGTTAACACACATGAAGCTACTGTTTCACAAAATATTATGGATAGAGCATTAACTTTACTAGAAAAAGTTGAAAGAACACAAAAGGAGGAGAAGAAATGA
- the ytfJ gene encoding GerW family sporulation protein — protein MSEHPIKSLMTTAMENLKDMIDVNTIIGDPVETPDGSVILTVSKVGFGFAAGGSEFQGSQASGSERHEHNQHSGGKQMPFGGGSGGGVSITPIAFLVVNSHGVKMLHLDENTHIIEKLLDLAPQAVEKVQQMMNNKKHDTSQSAFNNQPFNQNYNKPKQDLDI, from the coding sequence ATGTCAGAGCATCCTATTAAAAGTCTTATGACAACGGCAATGGAAAACTTAAAAGATATGATTGATGTAAACACTATTATTGGTGACCCGGTAGAAACCCCAGATGGTAGTGTTATTCTTACTGTTTCTAAGGTTGGATTTGGTTTTGCAGCTGGGGGAAGTGAATTTCAAGGCTCTCAAGCTTCCGGATCAGAACGACACGAGCACAACCAACATAGTGGTGGAAAGCAAATGCCGTTCGGTGGTGGTAGTGGTGGAGGAGTTTCTATTACTCCGATTGCGTTTTTAGTAGTAAACTCTCATGGTGTGAAAATGTTACATTTGGATGAAAACACGCACATTATAGAAAAGTTACTAGACCTAGCACCGCAAGCAGTTGAAAAAGTACAACAAATGATGAACAACAAAAAGCATGATACGTCACAAAGCGCATTTAACAATCAACCATTTAACCAAAATTATAATAAACCAAAGCAAGATTTAGATATTTAA
- a CDS encoding amidohydrolase — translation MGELWYGGTIYTMQKENEKVEALYIENGVIVALGSKSELEDKYSSNIEKRMDIKDSILYPGFVDSHMHLIGHGEKLLRLDLSNFTSPFEMKEALEKKVNETKEGEWVFGEGWNENNFPDRKIFHVNELDEIAPNNPMILSRVCRHAVLVNSYALKLAGITKETENSVGGVIVKDNDGEPTGYLLDAAADLVKNIIPRATEEYLYSALKTSIKDCLSLGLTGSHSEDLSYYGSFTKTYDAFKKVIEQDGLNYRAHLLVHHEVVDDMQGEGHRYKESTAFIEFGAMKIFADGALGGRTALLSQPYNDAPETSGVEMHSKENLFALVKKAREYNMPVAVHTIGDLAFEYVLDAIELYPCPAGEKDRLIHAQILRRELIDRAKKLPIILDIQPRFVATDFPWVIERLGEERMNYCYAWKTLIDEGFICAGGSDAPIEPVDPLLGIHAAVTRTVPGDLNKTVYNEQERLSVFEAIQLFTLGSAQAIGAENKQGLLKEGYYADFTILNKDLFQIQHDEMLDTEVEMTVVNGEIMYQK, via the coding sequence ATGGGAGAACTATGGTATGGCGGTACAATTTATACAATGCAAAAGGAAAACGAAAAAGTAGAAGCATTATATATAGAAAACGGTGTAATTGTAGCACTTGGAAGTAAAAGTGAACTAGAAGATAAGTACAGTAGCAATATCGAAAAGCGAATGGACATAAAAGATTCTATTCTTTACCCGGGGTTTGTTGATAGCCACATGCACTTAATCGGTCACGGTGAAAAACTACTGCGCTTAGATTTATCTAACTTCACATCGCCTTTTGAAATGAAAGAAGCGCTTGAGAAAAAAGTTAACGAAACAAAAGAAGGCGAATGGGTGTTTGGAGAAGGTTGGAATGAAAATAATTTTCCAGATAGAAAGATCTTTCATGTAAATGAGTTAGACGAAATAGCCCCAAACAATCCAATGATCTTATCAAGAGTTTGCAGGCATGCAGTATTAGTGAACTCGTATGCATTAAAACTAGCTGGAATAACGAAAGAGACAGAAAATTCTGTAGGAGGAGTTATTGTAAAAGATAATGATGGTGAACCTACTGGTTATCTTTTAGATGCAGCTGCAGACTTAGTAAAAAACATTATACCGAGAGCTACGGAAGAGTACTTATACTCGGCTTTAAAAACTTCCATTAAAGATTGCTTATCTCTCGGATTAACTGGAAGTCATAGTGAAGATTTAAGTTATTATGGAAGTTTTACGAAAACATACGATGCGTTTAAAAAAGTAATTGAACAAGATGGATTAAACTATAGAGCTCATTTGCTTGTTCACCACGAAGTTGTAGACGATATGCAAGGTGAAGGACATAGATACAAGGAAAGTACTGCTTTTATAGAATTCGGTGCAATGAAAATCTTTGCTGATGGAGCATTAGGTGGAAGAACAGCGCTTTTAAGTCAACCTTATAACGATGCCCCTGAAACATCTGGTGTAGAAATGCATTCAAAAGAGAATTTGTTTGCCTTAGTTAAAAAGGCAAGAGAGTACAATATGCCAGTTGCGGTTCATACGATTGGAGACTTAGCTTTTGAATATGTATTGGATGCAATTGAATTGTATCCATGTCCAGCTGGTGAAAAGGATCGACTTATTCATGCGCAAATTTTACGAAGAGAATTAATTGATCGTGCAAAGAAGTTACCAATCATTTTAGATATTCAGCCTAGATTTGTTGCTACAGATTTCCCATGGGTAATTGAGCGACTTGGCGAAGAAAGAATGAACTATTGTTATGCATGGAAAACATTAATAGACGAAGGGTTTATTTGTGCTGGTGGCTCAGATGCACCGATTGAACCGGTAGATCCTTTGTTAGGTATCCATGCAGCTGTTACACGTACGGTTCCTGGAGATCTTAATAAAACAGTATACAATGAACAAGAAAGATTATCTGTTTTTGAAGCCATTCAACTATTTACTTTAGGATCAGCTCAAGCCATTGGAGCAGAAAACAAGCAAGGCTTATTAAAAGAAGGGTACTATGCAGACTTTACAATACTTAATAAAGACCTATTTCAAATTCAACATGATGAAATGTTGGACACAGAAGTAGAAATGACTGTTGTAAATGGTGAAATAATGTATCAAAAGTAG
- the tpx gene encoding thiol peroxidase, which yields MANVTFKGKEVTLLGTEVKVGDQAPNFSVLANDLSEVTLDSSKGYKRIISVVPSIDTGVCDAQTRRFNEEASKLDNVKILTVSVDLPFAQKRWCAANGIENVETLSDHREVSLGEAYGVLIKELRLLARSVFVVDSNDKVTYVEYVSEVTDHPNYEAAIEAVKAAN from the coding sequence ATGGCAAATGTAACATTCAAAGGGAAAGAAGTTACTTTACTCGGTACAGAAGTAAAAGTGGGAGACCAAGCACCTAACTTTTCAGTTTTAGCAAATGACTTATCGGAAGTTACTTTAGATAGCTCTAAAGGTTACAAACGTATCATTAGCGTAGTACCTTCAATTGACACTGGTGTTTGTGATGCACAAACTCGTCGTTTCAACGAAGAAGCTTCTAAATTAGATAACGTAAAAATCTTAACAGTAAGCGTAGACTTACCATTCGCTCAAAAGCGTTGGTGTGCGGCTAACGGTATCGAAAATGTAGAAACATTATCTGATCACCGTGAAGTATCTTTAGGAGAAGCTTATGGCGTATTAATTAAAGAATTACGTTTACTAGCTCGTTCTGTATTTGTTGTAGATTCTAACGACAAAGTTACGTATGTTGAGTACGTAAGTGAAGTTACAGACCACCCTAACTACGAAGCTGCAATTGAAGCTGTCAAAGCTGCTAACTAA
- a CDS encoding alpha/beta-type small acid-soluble spore protein encodes MANNNSSNQLLVPGVQQALDQMKYEIASEFGVQLGPDATARANGSVGGEITKRLVQMAEQQIGGYQK; translated from the coding sequence ATGGCAAACAACAACAGCTCAAATCAATTATTAGTACCTGGAGTACAACAAGCTCTTGACCAAATGAAATACGAAATTGCTTCTGAATTTGGTGTTCAATTAGGCCCTGATGCTACAGCTCGCGCTAACGGTTCTGTTGGTGGTGAGATCACTAAGCGCTTAGTTCAAATGGCTGAGCAACAAATCGGTGGTTACCAAAAATAA
- a CDS encoding NAD kinase — translation MDRRNMYFFYKREKELVEKVQQLQMLAEQYNFNVVNDHKEANIIVAIGGDGAFLQAVQKTGFSADCLYAGIATGEATSFYCDFHINDTEKMIEAMTTEQIEVRRYPTIEVTMDDTATFKCLNECVIRSGIVKAFVIDVIVDDIHFETFRGDGMIVSTPTGSTAYNKSVNGAVVDPMLPCFQVSELASLNNNTYRTLGSPFVLSGNRKLVLRVVQDGNDYPTIAFDNEALSVRHVEKLEFNLSEEKIKTVKLKDNSFWEKVKRTFL, via the coding sequence ATGGACCGTCGAAATATGTATTTTTTCTATAAAAGAGAAAAAGAATTAGTGGAAAAAGTTCAACAACTCCAAATGTTAGCAGAACAATATAACTTTAACGTTGTAAATGACCATAAAGAAGCAAATATTATAGTGGCAATTGGTGGCGATGGTGCATTTTTACAGGCTGTTCAAAAAACCGGCTTTAGTGCTGATTGTTTATATGCAGGTATTGCAACTGGTGAAGCTACTAGTTTTTATTGTGACTTCCATATTAATGACACAGAAAAAATGATTGAAGCAATGACAACTGAGCAAATTGAGGTTAGAAGGTACCCGACGATTGAAGTAACAATGGATGACACTGCAACATTCAAATGTTTAAACGAGTGTGTAATCCGCTCAGGAATTGTAAAAGCATTTGTTATAGACGTTATAGTAGATGACATCCATTTTGAAACATTCCGTGGTGATGGGATGATTGTTTCTACACCAACTGGTAGTACTGCTTATAATAAATCTGTTAATGGTGCTGTGGTAGATCCAATGTTACCTTGTTTTCAAGTGAGTGAATTAGCTTCATTGAATAATAACACATATAGAACACTTGGCTCTCCGTTTGTTTTATCAGGTAATCGTAAGCTTGTCTTAAGAGTAGTCCAAGACGGAAATGATTATCCAACGATTGCATTTGACAATGAAGCGTTAAGTGTACGTCATGTGGAAAAATTAGAGTTTAATTTAAGTGAAGAGAAAATAAAAACAGTTAAATTAAAAGACAACTCTTTCTGGGAAAAAGTGAAGAGAACTTTCTTGTAA
- a CDS encoding DUF3231 family protein, whose protein sequence is MGQGKQIRLTATEIAQLWTQYVNDSASICMLTYFLEKAEDAEIKPVIAHALELSQTHVKKATAILSEEKNKLPHGFKVEEDVDLTAPRLFSDSYVLNFVHNMAKVGLTAYSASLSVAIRADITDFYMECLTETMQLYKMAKDLLLSKGLYTRPPFFPNIGEFEYVEKQSFILDFFGDKRPLIALEVSNLYTNIQRNALGTVTLAGFSQVSNSKDVTQFFLKLIEIAKKHVKLFGEKLEESNLPLPLSWGSDLTESTSYTFSDKLMMYYTSGLMALSIGYYGTAIAQSLRMDIAIMYNRLILEVQKISENGAYLLIKNKWLEQPPMAPDRKGLAYKNINND, encoded by the coding sequence ATGGGACAGGGAAAACAGATAAGGCTAACAGCCACAGAAATAGCTCAGCTTTGGACTCAGTACGTGAATGATAGTGCAAGTATTTGTATGCTAACTTACTTTTTAGAAAAAGCTGAAGATGCAGAAATAAAGCCTGTAATTGCTCATGCCTTGGAGCTATCTCAAACTCATGTGAAAAAAGCAACTGCAATACTTTCTGAGGAAAAGAACAAATTACCTCATGGATTTAAGGTAGAGGAGGATGTTGATTTAACAGCACCTAGGCTTTTTTCTGATAGCTATGTTTTAAATTTTGTACATAATATGGCTAAAGTTGGACTTACAGCTTATTCAGCTAGTTTATCTGTAGCTATAAGAGCTGATATTACAGACTTTTATATGGAATGTCTTACTGAGACTATGCAATTATATAAGATGGCAAAGGATTTACTTTTATCAAAAGGTCTATATACAAGACCTCCTTTCTTTCCAAATATAGGAGAATTTGAATATGTGGAGAAACAAAGTTTTATTTTGGATTTCTTTGGAGATAAAAGGCCTTTAATAGCACTAGAAGTATCTAATCTATACACTAATATTCAAAGAAATGCTTTAGGAACAGTCACACTAGCTGGATTTAGTCAGGTTTCAAATTCAAAGGATGTAACACAATTCTTTCTAAAGCTAATAGAAATTGCAAAGAAACATGTTAAATTATTTGGAGAAAAACTGGAGGAAAGCAATCTCCCTCTTCCATTGTCTTGGGGTTCAGATTTAACAGAAAGTACATCCTATACATTTTCAGATAAACTTATGATGTACTATACATCTGGATTGATGGCTTTAAGTATTGGGTATTATGGCACAGCAATAGCTCAAAGTCTTAGAATGGATATAGCTATTATGTATAACAGATTGATACTTGAGGTTCAGAAAATTTCTGAGAATGGAGCATATCTCCTGATAAAAAACAAATGGTTGGAACAACCCCCAATGGCACCTGATAGGAAAGGGTTAGCATATAAAAATATAAATAATGATTAA
- a CDS encoding sigma-70 family RNA polymerase sigma factor, giving the protein MIREAKLGSEKAFRLLVEKYKKYLFKIVFSVLRNEKDAEDATQEAFIKIYYALPNYENQGFKTWITRIAMNHSIDTKRKQQRQKEQVTETEHLTNLYGESDNTVPPLIRKQEKEFLQKRIDDMPANYREVILAYYITEKSYQEIAAEQQVEVKTVETKLYRARKWMRAHWKEEDFY; this is encoded by the coding sequence TTGATTCGCGAAGCAAAGCTTGGAAGCGAGAAAGCATTCCGGCTTTTAGTAGAAAAATATAAAAAATATTTATTCAAGATCGTTTTTTCCGTGCTAAGAAATGAAAAAGATGCAGAAGATGCAACACAAGAAGCGTTTATCAAAATCTATTACGCGCTTCCCAATTATGAAAATCAAGGTTTTAAAACATGGATTACCCGAATCGCCATGAACCATTCGATAGACACGAAAAGAAAACAACAACGTCAAAAAGAACAAGTAACAGAGACGGAACATTTAACTAATTTATACGGCGAGTCAGATAATACAGTACCACCGTTAATAAGGAAGCAAGAAAAAGAATTCCTACAAAAACGAATAGATGACATGCCAGCAAATTATCGAGAAGTAATCTTAGCTTACTACATAACCGAAAAAAGTTATCAAGAAATAGCAGCCGAACAACAAGTAGAAGTGAAAACGGTAGAAACAAAACTTTACCGTGCAAGAAAATGGATGAGAGCTCACTGGAAGGAGGAGGACTTTTATTGA
- a CDS encoding DUF2953 domain-containing protein, giving the protein MWWIIIGLFFLLIFIIILLTKITVQINFHHEQDNDQLTVQLRAWFGLIRYTIDVPLVKVNKNTGSVVVKEKTKMSGSSNNKEKDKDYSPKDIFYSIRDTYELVRHVVGMHEIARRFLSRVEIKQFEWHSNLGVGDAAYTGVLTGFAWSVKGGIIGFMSQYTRLQAQPFISVTPYFQQKASQTLFKCMIRFQIGNAMLAGIRTVKYWKGGRPKFKTQPLAMFSKDSENESM; this is encoded by the coding sequence ATGTGGTGGATAATTATTGGGCTATTCTTCCTTTTAATTTTTATTATTATTCTATTAACGAAAATCACTGTGCAAATAAACTTTCACCATGAACAAGACAATGACCAATTGACAGTACAGTTAAGAGCTTGGTTCGGATTAATACGATATACAATTGATGTTCCGCTCGTAAAAGTTAACAAAAATACCGGTTCAGTTGTAGTGAAAGAAAAAACAAAAATGAGTGGTTCTTCTAATAATAAAGAAAAAGATAAGGATTATAGTCCGAAAGATATTTTTTACAGTATTCGTGATACTTACGAATTAGTTCGACATGTCGTTGGAATGCATGAAATAGCACGTAGATTTTTATCAAGAGTAGAAATAAAGCAATTTGAGTGGCATAGCAACTTAGGGGTTGGAGATGCTGCGTATACTGGAGTGCTAACAGGATTTGCGTGGTCTGTTAAAGGTGGAATAATAGGTTTTATGAGTCAGTATACGAGATTACAAGCGCAACCTTTCATATCTGTTACTCCATATTTTCAACAAAAGGCGTCCCAAACGCTTTTTAAATGTATGATTCGCTTTCAAATTGGAAATGCTATGTTAGCAGGGATAAGAACCGTTAAATATTGGAAGGGTGGACGGCCAAAATTTAAAACCCAACCTTTAGCAATGTTTTCTAAAGATAGTGAAAATGAATCAATGTAA
- a CDS encoding RDD family protein, translating to MREEGKVKTHFEDYVQEDGQALDSNKKIDHYHFAGFWMRFWAYLLDLIVIGSIGRIIIHPIFQAVGLTTNDSFLFSPSSIATAIVWYGYFIVMTKIYSQTLGKMVFGLKVVPLKDDILTWSTVLFREGIGRFILTFQWFTTILYVVVAFTTKKQGIHDFIADTSVVHEPK from the coding sequence ATGAGAGAAGAGGGAAAAGTAAAAACGCATTTTGAAGATTATGTACAGGAAGATGGGCAGGCGCTAGATTCAAACAAAAAAATAGATCACTATCATTTTGCAGGGTTTTGGATGAGGTTTTGGGCATATTTGTTGGATCTTATTGTAATAGGAAGTATTGGGCGCATTATCATCCACCCAATTTTCCAAGCAGTTGGATTAACGACTAATGACAGCTTCTTATTTTCTCCGTCGTCTATAGCAACCGCCATCGTTTGGTACGGTTACTTTATTGTTATGACAAAAATTTATAGTCAAACATTGGGAAAAATGGTATTTGGTTTAAAAGTTGTGCCGTTGAAAGATGACATATTAACATGGAGCACGGTTTTGTTTCGAGAAGGAATCGGGCGATTTATCCTAACTTTTCAATGGTTTACAACCATCCTATATGTAGTCGTTGCATTTACTACAAAAAAACAAGGAATTCACGATTTCATAGCGGACACATCAGTAGTTCATGAACCCAAATAA